The following coding sequences are from one Triticum dicoccoides isolate Atlit2015 ecotype Zavitan chromosome 4A, WEW_v2.0, whole genome shotgun sequence window:
- the LOC119289597 gene encoding uncharacterized protein LOC119289597 translates to MMEAARYRPWSDLLPELLSLVLKRLPSLADRVRLRAVCHPWRSNCLLQPLPVPFPWLTLPDGTFLCIPGGEVHRMPAVPDGVSCRGSIDNWLFLMSSDDACTLMNPFSKTTLELPNLVSVWQRKVHYESDPTQLLYKLVVPSPQDLSPDSLIVALMMAEVNIGTLCIIQPPMATYSLRDNRQPLYHPYDVAFFDGKLYVVSSTGKLFILEFRSNLGSIPNIKCVIESLGVCLGVPECVSREKVCTFRLYLVECGGRLLMVQ, encoded by the coding sequence ATGATGGAGGCTGCGCGGTATCGACCTTGGTCAGATCTCCTGCCCGAACTTCTGAGCCTTGTCCTCAAGCGTCTCCCTTCCCTAGCTGACCGTGTTCGTCTGAGGGCAGTCTGTCACCCATGGCGCTCTAACTGTCTGCTGCAACCGCTTCCCGTCCCGTTCCCATGGCTCACCCTCCCTGATGGAACATTCCTCTGTATCCCAGGAGGCGAGGTTCACCGCATGCCAGCTGTACCAGATGGTGTTAGTTGCCGTGGCTCCATCGATAACTGGCTATTTCTCATGAGTAGTGATGATGCATGCACATTGATGAACCCTTTCTCCAAGACCACTTTGGAGCTTCCTAATCTGGTCTCAGTTTGGCAGCGTAAGGTACACTACGAATCTGATCCTACACAACTTCTGTACAAGTTGGTGGTGCCCTCACCCCAGGACCTATCGCCTGATTCCCtcattgtggcattgatgatggccGAAGTTAATATTGGTACACTTTGCATTATCCAGCCACCGATGGCCACTTACTCGTTACGAGACAATAGGCAGCCATTATACCACCCGTATGATGTTGCTTTCTTTGATGGAAAGTTGTATGTGGTGTCTTCCACTGGTAAGCTCTTCATCCTTGAGTTTCGCAGCAACCTTGGTAGTATTCCAAACATCAAATGCGTAATTGAGTCTTTGGGTGTTTGCCTTGGAGTACCAGAATGCGTTTCCAGAGAGAAAGTGTGTACATTCAGGTTGTATCTAGTTGAATGCGGTGGTAGACTGTTGATGGTTCAATGA